The genomic stretch GCGTGCGCTCTTCGGTCAGGGCGAACCCGGCTTCGGTATCAGCGCCTGCCAGTACCTCGCCTCGCGCGACATCGCGCTGACCATGGGTGACACCTCGGCCAATGACGCTCAGCCCTTCGGGGAGGAAGGCGACCAGTACGCGGTGCCCTGCCACACGCAGCTGCAGACCCGCCGCGGCATCTGGAACCTGGAGAACGTCGACACCGAGTCGCTGGTCAAGGCCGGCATCAAGGAAGCCGCGTTCATCTGGGCGCCTCTGCGCATCATCGGCGGCACCGGCTCGCCCGGCAACCCGGTCGTGATCTACTGAGATCAAGCAGTCAACAACGAAAGCAGCAACGACTCGAACCGGCAGCGCGCGAAAGCGCCTGCCGGTTTTTCTTCAGATGCGCACGTCAAAGCGGCCGAGCATCCAGATCGTCGCCGGACAGGCCCCCGCGGTGAGCAGCACAGGGAGGGCGAGACTCCAGTAGAGCGCGCAGCAACGCCGGCAGCGCGAGAAACAGCAGCAGCGAGGGCGGCACCAGCGAGAACACGCCGACGGAGAAATCGGCGATCCTCCGGCTGTCCATGGTCCACGTAGATCCAGATCATGGCCAGCACGCAGACCAGCGCAATGGACGCGAGCAGCGCTCCCGCAATGACACTGCGTTTCCCCCTTCGGACACGACCACCACCAGAACGGCGGTGATCAGGAGCTTGATGGCATATTCGGTCACAGTGCCTTCGCCTCGTTGGACGCCGGCCGCGCGCGGGCTCGCTCTCGGCGCTCCGGTTTTCTCAACTCGATGCGCCCCGACCTCGCGCTTTCCCTGCCGTCCTGGAGCCTGGATGGTTCAATTGCGTAATTCGACATGACGCTGAACGACTACGTCGATGCGTACTGCGAGCGGGTCGAACCCGGCTTCTGGAGCGAGCCGTTCAACGCCTTCAGCAACGCCGGCTTCTGGATCGCCGGCGCATTGCTGGCCGCGCGGCTGCGCCGCAACGCAGTTCCGCTGCCGCTGTCGATCCGGCTGCTGCCGGCCTGGCTGATCCTCGTTGGCTTCGGCAGCTTTGCCTTCCACACCCTGGCGACCGTGTGGGCCGGGTGGCTGGATACCGGATTCATCCTCGCGTTCGCCTGCACCTTCGTCTACGCGTTCCTGCGTCATGTCGCCGGCTTGAAGACATGGCTGTGCGCACTCGCCGCGCTGATCTTCTTCTGGCTGAGTTTCGGCGCCAAGGCCTGGATGCCCGCCCTGGGGTTGAACGGCAGCGAAGCCTACCTGCCGATGCTGCTGGGACTGTTCGCGATGACCGCCTGGCTGTGGCGTCGTAGCACCGCCTTCAAGCCTTTCCTGGGCGCGAGCCTGCTGTTCTGCGCGTCGCTTGCGCTGAGAACCCTCGACCATGCGTTGTGTGCGGACTTCTCGCTCGGCACGCACTTCGCTTGGCACCTGCTCAACGCGCTGCTCCTCTACGTCCTGACCACGGCAGTGGCCGGCAACGGCCGCCATGCGCGACAGGCCGCTAGGCGCCAACGCTGAGCGAGACTTCGCCCAGTTCCTCGATCTGCACGCGGACCTCGTCGCCGGCATCGAGCCATTTGGTTTCGACGACGCTGCCCAGCAGAACGAACGCGCCTTTCTTCAACCCCATGCCCCGCAGCGCGCGGGCGCGCGCCAGCCAGGCCAGCGCTTCGAAGGGGTGATCCATGACCAGCGCCCCCGTGCCGCGCCCGACCTCGATCCCGTTGATTCGGGTCGCGCCGCAGATGCGGCTCAAATCCAGGCTGCGCCAGTCACGTACGGGCTCGCCGAGCACGCAGCCCGAGTCGAAGAAGTCGTCCGCGATCAGCGTGGGCACACCCAGCGCCCGGTAGTCCCGGTAGCGGTCGTCGACGATCTCGATCGCGGCCATCACTTCATCGACGGCGAACGCGACGCTGTCGCGAGTGAACGGCGCGTCCTGAGGAAAGATATCCCGGCCCAGCCGCACGGCGATTTCGCATTCGATGCCCAGCTTGATGAAGCCCGAGCGCGGAACGCGCCCGGCGCGCTGCATGACGGTTCGCTCGAACACATCGCCTGCGCAGGGGTTCGGGATACCGAGAAAGCGCTGCATGACCGGGGTGGTGCATCCGATCTTGTGGCCCACCACCGGACCCAGGCCGGCCTCGGTCAGCATGCGGTTCACCGCCTGCTGGATGCGGTAGCCCTCGGGCTCGTCGCGCGGGCGCCACCCCGTGGGCAGGGGCTCGATGGGGCTCAGCGACAGGCGCTGCTCGACCAGTCGCGCGGCCGCCTTCTCGTGTCGCTTCATTGCTGCGTCCTGTTCTGATCGGCGGCCTGCCGGCGGCCGCGAAAACTGCGGTGCACAATGCATCGGGGGGCACCGCGACTATGGCATCATAGCGCGGGGCAGCGGGCGACGTTGCTTGACGAGATCGCGAGCCCTTAAAGATAATCGGCCGCAAAAATCGGATCCGGACATCGGCACCCCCGGGTCACGGCCAAGAAACAAGACCGCAATCACAAAGACCACACCTCAGGAGGAACCACCATGAAGGACAGCGTCGCCTTCCCTCGCCGTCCAGATTTGCCGCAAGCGCATTCGTCCACGAAGCTCGGTCTGACCGCCGCGGCGTTGCTCGCGCTCGCGTTGAGCGCCTGCGGCAAGAAGGAAGAAGCGGCACCCACCGCCGGTCCTGCAACAACCGCTGGCAAGAGCGCGGCGCAGATCGCCGTCGAGGCGGCAAAACCGCTGTGCCAGGGCGGCAAGACCATCACGATCGTCTGGGAAGCGGGCCTGCAGTCGCTCGATCCGCTCAACTTTTCCGGCCCGAAGTGGGAGCAGGAAACCGGCTGCAAGGTGAAAGTGGTCGAAGTCCCCACGGCCGAGATGTTCACCAAGATCATGCAGGAGTATCGCGCCGGCACCGGGGCCTATGACGCGCTGAACGTGATCCCGGCCTGGATGCCGGATCTGGCCCAGGCCGGCGCGCTGGAGGTCCTCGATCCCTACGTCGACAAGTACGGCTACCGGGAAGAACTGCAGAAAATCGCGCCGACCTACCGCGACAACCAGATGACCGTCGACGGCAAGATCTACGGCTTCCCGGACGACGGCGACGTGTTCCTGTTCTACTACCGCAAGGACATCTTCGCCCGCGAAGATCTGCAGAAGGCCTTCAAGGCCAAGCACGGCTACGATCTCGCCCCGCCCAAGACGTGGAAGGAATTCGACGAGATCGGCTCCTTCCTCACCGACGCACTGAAGAAGGAAGGCGTCTACGGCGCTGCGTTCTTCCGCGAGCCGCCCTACACGATGTACATGTTCCAGGAGCGCTTCCGCGTCGAGGGCGGGAAGTTCTTCGACGCCGACACGATGAAGGCCACGGTAAACAGCCCGATCGGCGTCAAGGTGCTGACCGAGATGCGCAAGGAGAACCGCTTCATGCCGCCGGGCGTGGAGAAGTTCGGTTTTGTCGAGAACCTCGCTACGTTCCTCGAGGGCAAGAGCGCGATGACGATCTCCTGGCCGCCTTATGGCCGCTTCGCCGCCGGCTACCTGGCGGAGGAGAAGGCGCTCGCCTGGGTGCCGAAGTCGAAGATCGCTGGCAAGGTGGGCTACGCGCTGCCGCCGGGCGGCCATCCGGAACTGGCCGCCGGTTTCGCGCTGTCG from Burkholderiales bacterium encodes the following:
- a CDS encoding fumarylacetoacetate hydrolase family protein, which produces MKRHEKAAARLVEQRLSLSPIEPLPTGWRPRDEPEGYRIQQAVNRMLTEAGLGPVVGHKIGCTTPVMQRFLGIPNPCAGDVFERTVMQRAGRVPRSGFIKLGIECEIAVRLGRDIFPQDAPFTRDSVAFAVDEVMAAIEIVDDRYRDYRALGVPTLIADDFFDSGCVLGEPVRDWRSLDLSRICGATRINGIEVGRGTGALVMDHPFEALAWLARARALRGMGLKKGAFVLLGSVVETKWLDAGDEVRVQIEELGEVSLSVGA
- a CDS encoding sugar ABC transporter substrate-binding protein: MKDSVAFPRRPDLPQAHSSTKLGLTAAALLALALSACGKKEEAAPTAGPATTAGKSAAQIAVEAAKPLCQGGKTITIVWEAGLQSLDPLNFSGPKWEQETGCKVKVVEVPTAEMFTKIMQEYRAGTGAYDALNVIPAWMPDLAQAGALEVLDPYVDKYGYREELQKIAPTYRDNQMTVDGKIYGFPDDGDVFLFYYRKDIFAREDLQKAFKAKHGYDLAPPKTWKEFDEIGSFLTDALKKEGVYGAAFFREPPYTMYMFQERFRVEGGKFFDADTMKATVNSPIGVKVLTEMRKENRFMPPGVEKFGFVENLATFLEGKSAMTISWPPYGRFAAGYLAEEKALAWVPKSKIAGKVGYALPPGGHPELAAGFALSVASTSKNKEAAYLFIQWLNSEETSSQRVKLPFALRDPFRDSHFTDADYMKLWPDAKDYLAALSEGAKTGLLDLSLIQTDKYEEALRQGISRLWAGDDPQKILDDVAKQWDAVTQQVGVDKQKAVYAAWAAKPGAYPR